Proteins encoded within one genomic window of Syntrophorhabdaceae bacterium:
- the kdsB gene encoding 3-deoxy-manno-octulosonate cytidylyltransferase, protein MKKLIVIPARYESSRLPGKPLLEIAGKPLIRLVYERASESRLQDGVVVATDDERIVHAVSSFGGDAVMTSPSCRSGTDRVHEAMGQREADLIINLQGDEPFLRPDMADLLFSVMENEDLDMATLCSPITNDQEYHDPNTVKVVLDKEGFALYFSRSPIPYMRNGATRSLLYKHIGIYGFKRDFLERFVTMPRSRLEEMESLEQLRVLENGFRIRVLTTHYDGFGIDTPADLERARLAFDKKIV, encoded by the coding sequence ATGAAGAAACTCATTGTTATACCTGCGCGATATGAGTCGTCGAGGCTTCCCGGAAAGCCCCTTCTGGAGATCGCCGGCAAGCCCCTGATACGTCTTGTCTATGAACGCGCCTCGGAATCCCGGCTTCAAGATGGGGTTGTCGTCGCGACCGATGACGAGCGCATCGTGCATGCCGTCTCGTCCTTCGGCGGTGATGCCGTCATGACGAGTCCCTCCTGCAGGAGCGGGACCGACAGGGTCCATGAAGCCATGGGGCAAAGGGAAGCGGACCTCATCATCAACCTTCAGGGAGATGAACCCTTCCTGCGGCCCGACATGGCAGACCTCCTCTTCTCTGTAATGGAAAATGAGGACCTGGATATGGCCACCCTGTGTTCCCCCATCACCAACGACCAGGAGTATCACGACCCCAACACCGTGAAGGTCGTCCTCGACAAAGAGGGTTTTGCCCTCTACTTTTCACGATCGCCCATCCCCTACATGAGAAATGGCGCGACGAGGTCCCTTCTTTACAAACATATCGGCATTTACGGCTTCAAACGGGATTTCCTGGAACGCTTCGTGACCATGCCACGGAGCAGGCTTGAAGAGATGGAGTCCCTGGAACAGCTTCGCGTCCTCGAGAACGGCTTCAGGATAAGGGTTCTCACGACCCACTACGACGGGTTCGGCATAGATACCCCCGCCGACCTGGAGCGGGCAAGACTGGCCTTCGACAAGAAGATCGTATGA
- a CDS encoding flagellar basal body rod C-terminal domain-containing protein yields the protein MVSGISSSLSGLFAFSRKMSVATGNIANVNTDEYKKTVATIVEDTKGLPGVRTEKPDTPGPVAQETDGTLRELSNVELAEEFPQMMISQRGYDANIGALKAQDEMVGSLLDILG from the coding sequence ATGGTTTCAGGAATAAGCTCATCATTATCGGGTCTGTTCGCTTTCAGCAGGAAGATGTCCGTCGCCACCGGCAATATCGCCAACGTCAATACCGACGAATACAAGAAAACGGTCGCTACGATCGTTGAAGACACGAAGGGTCTGCCCGGGGTACGCACCGAGAAGCCCGACACACCCGGGCCCGTTGCACAGGAAACGGACGGCACTCTGCGTGAACTCTCCAATGTCGAACTCGCCGAAGAGTTCCCCCAGATGATGATATCCCAAAGGGGCTACGATGCGAACATTGGGGCACTCAAGGCGCAGGACGAGATGGTAGGATCTCTGCTGGATATACTTGGGTAA
- the argJ gene encoding bifunctional glutamate N-acetyltransferase/amino-acid acetyltransferase ArgJ, which translates to MARVLSIEGIDFSGIASGIKSEGLDLGLVVFRDKVNVLTAYTRNRVKSAHILYDRRIDKTPVRALVANSGCANACTGKEGIGDLQTVSSVLAPLIGSEPGEILFASTGVIGKRLPVGSMIAALPRAVRGKRESGLKDFARAIMTTDTHPKIAAAQVKGRRTYNIVGVAKGSGMINPLFATMLAFVFTDFPVSNKTMGRAFTQAVRDSFERITVDGECSTNDTVMLFTRQGDEDSGSLDAFKEGLRSVLKELSMMVVRDGEGATRVAHIMVEGAKKKEWAERVARRIALSPLTKTAFFGCDPNWGRIIAAAGDAGVPVNPAKIDISLQGEVIARGGVEIPFDEKKMKKLMDRKEISVVVKLNEGRASFDIYTTDLTYDYVKINASYRS; encoded by the coding sequence ATGGCGAGGGTTTTGTCCATCGAGGGGATCGACTTTTCTGGGATCGCTTCCGGGATCAAGTCCGAAGGGCTTGACCTGGGTCTTGTGGTCTTTCGCGACAAGGTAAACGTCCTTACCGCCTACACCCGCAACCGCGTGAAATCGGCTCATATCCTCTATGACCGCAGGATAGATAAAACACCCGTCAGGGCTCTTGTTGCCAACAGCGGCTGTGCCAATGCCTGCACCGGAAAAGAAGGCATTGGCGACCTGCAGACCGTCTCATCGGTCCTGGCACCGCTTATCGGATCTGAGCCGGGCGAGATACTCTTTGCCTCCACGGGTGTGATAGGCAAAAGACTCCCCGTTGGTTCCATGATCGCCGCCCTGCCCCGGGCAGTCAGGGGGAAGAGAGAATCGGGCCTTAAAGACTTCGCCCGGGCCATCATGACGACGGACACCCACCCCAAGATCGCCGCAGCCCAGGTAAAAGGAAGAAGAACATACAACATAGTCGGTGTTGCGAAGGGTTCCGGCATGATAAACCCCCTCTTTGCGACCATGCTGGCCTTCGTGTTCACAGATTTTCCCGTTTCAAATAAGACCATGGGCCGGGCCTTCACCCAGGCCGTCAGGGACAGCTTCGAGCGAATAACGGTGGACGGGGAATGCAGTACAAACGACACGGTCATGCTTTTCACCAGGCAGGGTGACGAGGATAGCGGTTCTCTGGATGCCTTCAAGGAAGGCCTTCGCTCCGTTCTCAAAGAACTCTCCATGATGGTCGTGCGCGACGGCGAAGGAGCCACACGAGTGGCCCATATCATGGTGGAAGGAGCAAAAAAAAAGGAATGGGCAGAGAGGGTAGCACGGCGCATCGCCCTGTCGCCCCTTACCAAGACGGCCTTCTTCGGCTGCGATCCTAACTGGGGACGCATCATAGCGGCGGCCGGCGACGCAGGTGTTCCCGTCAACCCCGCGAAGATCGATATATCCCTTCAGGGTGAAGTCATCGCCCGGGGTGGAGTCGAGATCCCTTTCGATGAGAAGAAGATGAAGAAACTCATGGACCGAAAGGAGATATCAGTTGTCGTCAAACTCAATGAGGGCAGGGCCTCATTCGACATCTATACAACAGACCTGACCTACGATTACGTGAAGATAAACGCGTCGTACAGAAGCTAA
- the secA gene encoding preprotein translocase subunit SecA, with amino-acid sequence MIGNFIKKIVGTKNERELKRIQPIVDSANELENRIKALSDDELKAMTPHFRERFANGEDLDSLLPEAFAVNREAAWRTLGMRHFDVQLIGGIILHEGRIAEMATGEGKTLVATLPVYLNALTGLGVHVVTVNDYLARRDAEWMGPVYQFLGLSVGVIVHDLDDVSRRNAYACDVTYGTNNEFGFDYLRDNMHYNLEDCVQREYNYAIVDEVDSILVDEARTPLIISGPAEESTDKYYKINKLIPQLKRDQDFMIDEKARSAYLTEDGVAKLERVLNIDNLYDPNRVDFLHHINQALKAHQLFARDVDYIVKDGQVVIVDEFTGRLMPGRRYSEGLHQALEAKENVKIERENQTLATVTFQNYFRMYKKLAGMTGTADTEAVEFKKIYNLDVVVTPTNKDLIRTNYPDVVYRTEAEKFRAAVKEIEELYRVGKPVLVGTLSIEKSERVADMLKRRGVPHHVLNAKNHESEAEVVAQAGRSGAVTISTNMAGRGTDILLGGNPGFLALAMAKGQRDSEEYAKCLEKAKEICAADKEKVIGLGGLHILGTERHESRRIDNQLRGRAGRQGDPGSSRFYVSLEDEIMRLFGSDRVSPILGKLGMDEDTPIEHPLITKAIENAQTRVEGHNFEIRKYLLEYDNVMNKQRETIYGMRREVMKNEDIRGKVLDMVEEICEDMVYECAPEKVYPEEWDLESLKNRIYENFLIHVDFDIEDVKNLTREGLLDRVIETVKSFYEKKSNDFGNDEMSAVERFIVLNSIDTFWKEHLLSLDHLKEGIGLRGYGQKDPLREYQRESFELFLDMVERARYDTVRKLFAVQPAKEQLEYHEPVMFLNTPEGSASPDSSDKKDKKIGRNDPCPCGSGKKYKKCCGR; translated from the coding sequence ATGATCGGAAATTTCATCAAGAAGATCGTCGGCACCAAGAACGAGCGCGAACTCAAGCGCATACAGCCCATCGTCGACAGCGCAAACGAGCTTGAAAATAGGATAAAGGCCTTAAGCGACGATGAGCTCAAGGCAATGACGCCTCATTTCAGGGAAAGGTTCGCGAATGGCGAAGACCTTGACTCGCTTCTGCCCGAGGCCTTTGCCGTCAACCGGGAGGCCGCCTGGCGCACGCTGGGCATGCGTCACTTCGATGTACAGCTCATCGGCGGGATCATCCTGCACGAAGGCAGGATCGCTGAAATGGCGACAGGCGAAGGAAAGACACTCGTCGCGACCCTGCCCGTCTACCTCAATGCCTTGACGGGACTTGGCGTTCACGTGGTTACGGTAAACGACTACCTCGCCCGGAGGGACGCCGAATGGATGGGGCCCGTTTATCAATTCCTCGGTCTTTCCGTAGGCGTCATTGTCCACGATCTTGATGATGTTTCCCGCAGGAATGCCTACGCCTGTGACGTCACCTACGGGACGAACAACGAGTTCGGCTTCGACTACCTGCGCGACAACATGCACTACAACCTCGAAGACTGCGTCCAGCGCGAGTACAATTACGCCATCGTCGACGAAGTGGACAGCATCCTCGTGGACGAGGCAAGAACCCCGCTCATCATCTCCGGCCCAGCCGAGGAATCGACGGACAAATACTACAAGATCAACAAGCTGATCCCGCAGCTCAAACGCGATCAGGACTTCATGATAGACGAAAAGGCCCGCAGCGCCTATCTCACCGAGGATGGCGTGGCGAAACTCGAGAGGGTCCTCAACATCGACAACCTCTACGACCCGAACCGGGTGGATTTCCTCCATCACATCAACCAGGCCCTGAAGGCACACCAGCTCTTTGCCCGTGACGTGGATTACATCGTGAAGGACGGTCAGGTCGTCATCGTCGACGAGTTCACGGGCAGGCTCATGCCCGGCAGGCGGTACAGCGAAGGTCTTCACCAGGCCCTGGAAGCCAAGGAAAACGTCAAGATAGAGCGGGAGAACCAGACCCTGGCCACGGTCACCTTTCAGAACTATTTCAGGATGTACAAAAAACTGGCCGGCATGACGGGCACCGCCGATACGGAGGCCGTCGAGTTCAAGAAGATCTACAATCTCGACGTCGTCGTCACCCCCACCAACAAGGACCTCATCAGAACGAACTATCCCGATGTCGTCTACCGGACCGAAGCGGAAAAGTTCCGGGCCGCAGTGAAGGAGATCGAGGAGCTTTACAGGGTGGGGAAACCTGTTCTTGTGGGCACCCTTTCCATTGAGAAGTCGGAGAGGGTCGCCGACATGCTCAAGCGAAGAGGCGTCCCCCACCACGTACTGAACGCGAAGAACCACGAGAGCGAGGCCGAGGTCGTCGCTCAGGCGGGGCGTTCCGGCGCCGTCACCATCTCCACGAACATGGCCGGCCGCGGAACCGACATACTCCTTGGCGGCAACCCGGGCTTTCTTGCCCTCGCCATGGCGAAGGGCCAGAGGGATTCCGAGGAATATGCAAAGTGTCTTGAGAAGGCAAAAGAGATATGTGCCGCCGACAAGGAAAAGGTCATCGGTCTCGGGGGCCTGCACATCCTGGGCACAGAGCGCCACGAGTCGCGGCGCATCGACAATCAGCTCCGCGGCCGCGCAGGCAGGCAGGGCGACCCGGGGTCGTCCCGGTTTTACGTCTCCCTCGAGGACGAGATCATGCGCCTCTTCGGTTCCGACAGGGTATCACCCATCCTGGGCAAGCTCGGCATGGATGAGGATACGCCCATCGAGCATCCCCTCATCACCAAAGCCATCGAAAACGCCCAGACACGCGTGGAAGGACATAACTTCGAGATACGTAAGTACCTCCTCGAATATGACAACGTGATGAACAAACAGCGCGAGACCATCTACGGTATGCGCCGAGAGGTCATGAAGAACGAGGACATCCGGGGGAAGGTCCTGGACATGGTGGAGGAGATCTGCGAGGACATGGTATACGAGTGCGCCCCGGAGAAGGTCTACCCCGAGGAATGGGACCTCGAATCACTGAAAAATCGCATCTATGAGAATTTCCTCATCCACGTCGATTTTGATATCGAAGATGTGAAGAACCTGACACGCGAGGGCCTCCTCGACAGGGTTATCGAGACGGTCAAGTCCTTCTACGAAAAGAAATCCAACGATTTCGGGAACGACGAGATGAGCGCCGTGGAGCGCTTCATCGTGCTCAACTCCATCGACACCTTCTGGAAGGAACACCTTCTTTCCCTTGACCATCTCAAGGAAGGCATCGGTCTGAGGGGCTACGGACAGAAAGATCCTTTAAGGGAATATCAGCGTGAAAGCTTCGAGCTTTTCCTCGACATGGTGGAAAGGGCCAGGTATGACACCGTGAGAAAGCTCTTTGCCGTCCAGCCTGCGAAGGAGCAGCTGGAATACCACGAACCGGTCATGTTCCTTAACACACCGGAAGGAAGCGCTTCCCCGGACAGTTCCGACAAGAAGGACAAGAAAATAGGCCGCAACGATCCCTGTCCCTGCGGCAGCGGAAAGAAATACAAGAAGTGTTGTGGAAGATAA
- a CDS encoding HAD family hydrolase — translation MISVSVPGWGDLDIEYLVIDYNGTCAFDGKMKESVKEMLERVSRYIKVFIITSDTYGNIDSEGNTIGFSIIKVGKESSSQEKAKIIKELGPEKIVAIGNGSNDVLMLKEASLGIGVIGEEGCAKDVLKEADFFVKDVNDALSVLLHPERIVATLRD, via the coding sequence ATGATAAGTGTTTCCGTTCCCGGATGGGGCGATCTTGATATCGAATACCTGGTCATAGATTATAACGGGACCTGTGCGTTTGACGGAAAGATGAAGGAAAGCGTCAAGGAGATGCTTGAAAGGGTATCCCGTTACATAAAGGTTTTCATCATCACATCCGATACCTATGGAAATATCGATAGTGAAGGAAACACCATCGGTTTCAGCATAATAAAAGTGGGCAAGGAATCGAGCTCCCAGGAGAAGGCAAAGATCATCAAGGAACTGGGGCCCGAGAAGATAGTGGCCATAGGCAATGGTTCCAACGACGTATTAATGCTCAAGGAGGCGTCCCTCGGGATCGGCGTGATCGGCGAAGAAGGATGCGCGAAAGATGTCCTCAAAGAGGCCGATTTTTTCGTAAAGGATGTAAACGACGCATTGAGTGTCCTTCTCCATCCCGAGAGGATCGTCGCGACATTGAGAGACTGA